From the Lolium rigidum isolate FL_2022 chromosome 2, APGP_CSIRO_Lrig_0.1, whole genome shotgun sequence genome, one window contains:
- the LOC124690489 gene encoding uncharacterized protein LOC124690489, translated as MYYFKKIYIGELIGVETNISESKNRSSFVYCSGGGGGGGSGGGLGPWPPRGCAQVEERHNLLKDTIQLVPDPEDPDRRLVSFTFEAVTDNSLLKEYFAKEKSAVFLQCILTYRHQQRSLSVS; from the exons ATGTATTACTTCAAGAAGATCTACATTGGTGAACTGATAGGTGTAGAAACAAACATTTCTGAATCTAAAAACAGGAGTTCTTTTGTG TATtgttccggcggcggcggcggcggcggcagcggtggcggccTTGGCCCTTGGCCTCCGCGTGGATGCGCTCAAGTTGAAGAACGACATAACCTGCTCAAGGACACCATCCAGCTCGTGCCCGACCCCGAAGACCCTGACCGCCGCCTCGTTTCCTTCACCTTCGAGGCGGTCACAGACAACAG CTTGCTTAAAGAATACTTCGCCAAGGAAAAGAGTGCAGTTTTTCTTCAGTGTATCCTGACTTACAGACACCAACAAAG AAGCTTGTCCGTTTCCTGA